The Saccharopolyspora gloriosae genome has a segment encoding these proteins:
- a CDS encoding DMT family transporter, with the protein MKRAGVKPEAMGSTAPVVWVVLGALSLSMSATLIALAGTSSVTTAFYRCSLALIMLVPLLVREIREHGLPDRRFVVMALLGGAFLGADYLLWNVSIGDVGPGIATVLVNMQIVLFPVVVRVITGTPLARRFVVAIPVLLVAVTLAGGVVGPVPGGGAPLRGTLLALAAALGYSGYLYFTRDCGVRSPEYLVAPVFVATFAAAAMAAITGLFTSGIEVDLTPRTWVCLVLVALFGQAVGWLLVGAALPRLAPALSSTLLLLQPIGAVLIGIIWLGDVPTPVQSVGCAIVLATVWILTAGSTRPKRGKRTRRPEGDLALEAAGAVEEAPPR; encoded by the coding sequence GTGAAACGTGCTGGGGTGAAGCCGGAGGCGATGGGATCGACCGCGCCCGTGGTGTGGGTCGTGCTGGGAGCGTTGTCCCTGTCGATGTCGGCGACGTTGATCGCGTTGGCCGGGACGTCCTCGGTGACCACGGCGTTCTACCGGTGTTCGCTGGCGCTGATCATGCTGGTGCCGTTGCTGGTCCGCGAAATCCGCGAGCACGGCCTGCCGGATCGGCGGTTCGTCGTCATGGCACTGCTCGGCGGCGCGTTCCTCGGCGCGGACTACCTGCTGTGGAACGTGAGCATCGGCGACGTCGGCCCGGGGATCGCGACCGTGCTGGTCAACATGCAGATCGTGCTGTTCCCCGTCGTGGTGCGGGTGATCACCGGGACTCCGCTCGCGCGCCGGTTCGTCGTCGCGATTCCGGTGCTGCTCGTGGCGGTCACGCTGGCGGGCGGAGTCGTCGGCCCCGTACCGGGCGGAGGCGCTCCGCTGCGCGGCACGCTGCTCGCGCTCGCCGCGGCGCTCGGCTACTCCGGATACCTCTACTTCACCAGGGATTGCGGTGTCCGATCCCCGGAGTACCTGGTCGCCCCGGTGTTCGTGGCGACGTTCGCCGCGGCCGCGATGGCCGCGATCACCGGGCTGTTCACGTCGGGCATCGAGGTCGACCTCACGCCGCGCACGTGGGTGTGCCTCGTGCTGGTGGCGTTGTTCGGACAGGCGGTCGGCTGGCTCCTGGTGGGGGCGGCGCTGCCCAGGTTGGCTCCGGCGTTGTCGTCGACGTTGTTGCTGCTGCAGCCGATCGGCGCGGTGCTGATCGGGATCATCTGGCTCGGCGATGTGCCGACACCGGTGCAGTCCGTGGGCTGCGCGATCGTGCTGGCCACCGTGTGGATCCTGACCGCGGGCAGCACGCGCCCGAAGCGCGGCAAGCGAACACGACGTCCCGAAGGCGACCTCGCACTGGAAGCGGCAGGAGCAGTCGAAGAAGCGCCGCCCCGCTGA
- a CDS encoding siderophore-interacting protein gives MAQVGKSRPVKRLRVLRKEQLTPHMIRVVAGGEGLRDYQANEFTDAYVKVVFPVDGVAYPEPFDLGVISAELPREQWPSTRTYTVRHYDEQAGELTLDFVHHGDLGLAGPWAANAAPGDELLLAGPGGAYAPDAAADWHLLVGDESALPAIAASLEAMPAGAQVLAFVLVGDPEEQQSLSTKADAQVRWLHRSTNDDLVAAVREAEFPAGDVQAFVHGEAGFVRDLRRYLLNECGVGKDRLSISGYWREGKNDEQWRKEKAAERAAEETKS, from the coding sequence ATGGCTCAAGTGGGCAAGTCCAGGCCGGTCAAGCGGCTGCGAGTGCTGCGCAAGGAACAACTCACCCCGCACATGATCCGCGTGGTCGCGGGCGGAGAGGGGCTGCGCGACTACCAGGCCAACGAGTTCACCGATGCGTACGTGAAGGTGGTCTTCCCCGTCGACGGCGTGGCCTACCCGGAGCCGTTCGACCTCGGCGTGATCAGCGCCGAACTGCCCCGTGAGCAGTGGCCGAGCACCCGCACGTACACGGTGCGCCACTACGACGAGCAGGCAGGCGAGCTCACCCTGGACTTCGTGCACCACGGCGATCTCGGCCTCGCCGGGCCGTGGGCGGCGAACGCCGCGCCGGGCGACGAGCTGCTGCTGGCCGGGCCGGGCGGAGCGTACGCGCCGGACGCCGCCGCCGACTGGCACCTGCTGGTCGGTGACGAGAGCGCGCTGCCCGCGATCGCCGCGTCCCTGGAGGCGATGCCCGCCGGAGCTCAGGTGCTGGCGTTCGTCCTGGTCGGCGATCCCGAAGAACAGCAGTCGCTGTCCACCAAGGCCGACGCGCAGGTCCGCTGGCTGCACCGCTCGACGAACGACGACCTGGTCGCCGCAGTGCGGGAGGCCGAGTTCCCGGCCGGTGACGTGCAAGCCTTCGTGCACGGCGAGGCCGGGTTCGTGCGGGACCTGCGCCGCTACCTGCTCAACGAGTGCGGCGTCGGCAAGGACCGCCTGTCGATCTCCGGCTACTGGCGCGAAGGCAAGAACGACGAGCAGTGGCGCAAGGAAAAGGCCGCCGAACGAGCCGCCGAAGAAACCAAGTCCTGA
- a CDS encoding lipase family protein, which produces MQPITTPLRTFGWRTLVVAAALALAAPTGASAATGEPPQGPSGDEFYQPPAPLPEGVNGDVIWWRELPQQLGTKAYLVLYRSESATGQPIAVTGRVLVPTAEWSGEGERPVVSIGSGTRGIGDDCAPSKFQPDYERPLIEPMLQHGWAVAITDYEGLGTPGPHPYVVGKSEGRSVIDAARAATRLPAAGLSPDGPVAFSGYSQGGGAAAWAGELAPDYAPEMDVAGVAAGGNPADLQAVSTFLDGSVGFGFEMLTATGFNAAYPELDLMSFLNDKGKETFEKEKDACVDAVFGHAFEKMADYTTHSPLEDPRWQARLEENSLGSRPQQAPIYLFHGTHDEILPRDQAEELRDQYCAAGSDVTWRTFPGEHVSTLITAAGSAVDYLGARFDGETPESDC; this is translated from the coding sequence GTGCAACCGATCACCACCCCACTTCGCACGTTCGGCTGGCGGACGCTCGTGGTCGCCGCGGCACTGGCGTTGGCCGCTCCCACGGGAGCCTCGGCCGCGACCGGCGAACCGCCGCAAGGACCGTCCGGCGACGAGTTCTACCAACCGCCCGCTCCGCTGCCCGAGGGCGTGAACGGTGACGTGATCTGGTGGCGCGAGCTGCCGCAGCAACTGGGCACCAAGGCGTACCTGGTGCTCTACCGCTCCGAATCCGCGACCGGGCAGCCGATCGCGGTCACCGGCCGAGTCCTGGTCCCGACCGCCGAGTGGAGCGGCGAGGGCGAGCGGCCGGTCGTGTCGATCGGCAGCGGAACTCGCGGGATCGGGGACGACTGCGCGCCGTCGAAGTTCCAGCCGGACTACGAGCGCCCGCTGATCGAGCCGATGCTCCAGCACGGGTGGGCGGTGGCGATCACCGATTACGAAGGTCTCGGCACACCGGGACCACATCCTTACGTGGTAGGGAAATCCGAGGGCCGCAGCGTGATCGACGCGGCTCGCGCCGCCACCAGGTTGCCTGCTGCCGGGTTGAGCCCGGACGGCCCGGTCGCGTTCTCCGGGTATTCCCAAGGCGGCGGTGCCGCGGCGTGGGCCGGTGAGCTCGCGCCGGACTACGCGCCCGAGATGGACGTCGCCGGAGTGGCCGCGGGCGGTAACCCGGCGGACCTGCAAGCGGTGTCGACGTTCTTGGACGGCAGCGTCGGATTCGGGTTCGAGATGCTCACAGCCACCGGATTCAACGCGGCGTACCCCGAGTTGGACCTGATGTCGTTCCTCAACGACAAGGGCAAGGAGACCTTCGAGAAGGAGAAGGACGCCTGCGTGGACGCGGTGTTCGGGCACGCCTTCGAGAAGATGGCGGACTACACGACGCACAGCCCGCTGGAGGATCCGCGCTGGCAGGCGCGGCTCGAGGAGAACTCGCTCGGTTCCCGTCCGCAGCAGGCACCGATCTACCTGTTCCACGGCACCCACGACGAAATCCTGCCGCGCGACCAGGCGGAGGAACTCCGCGATCAGTACTGCGCCGCGGGCTCCGACGTCACCTGGCGCACCTTCCCCGGTGAGCACGTGAGCACCTTGATCACCGCGGCGGGCTCCGCCGTCGACTACCTCGGCGCCCGCTTCGACGGCGAAACCCCGGAATCCGACTGCTGA
- a CDS encoding ABC transporter permease, whose protein sequence is MPEQQPTSLVRTLASSLWFPIFFILGFVLCYLLPFHAPSPHHLPVVTVGEQVAQQLDAKFAAALPGGVDVAAVPDAAAAREAITDRDAVAAYDPASGQLFYAKANGAALMQFLQQMFAPVAAAGGHALAVVDLAPTAPGDVMGTGLFYLLLAMNIPPYVTVMVLLRAELTTRQKLMSLVGVGAFAAVVCYAAGRILDVIPAHPVVMLLGFLLTQAVGWTTFGLVPLVKQFIPGVAMTLFVLLSMPSSGGAIPKELVHPFFQFFHLLLPLGEAADSIRGILYFDGAGSWPGIIGLVIWCVVGVTLTAATQWYAKRQREKDPEAVAEAGSYEHTDDSGTVLDPTFEPPQPAHHRTLAGSVRLRGDVPARGAVVTVTDSAGNQLARVDTDADGGYEVHDLPDRVVTVVAAARGAAPSASRVSVPNGRSGHDFVLAPTAEPAAR, encoded by the coding sequence GTGCCCGAGCAGCAGCCGACATCGCTGGTGCGCACCCTGGCATCGTCGCTGTGGTTCCCGATCTTCTTCATCCTCGGCTTCGTGCTGTGCTATCTGCTGCCGTTCCACGCGCCGTCGCCGCACCACCTGCCGGTGGTGACCGTCGGCGAGCAGGTCGCTCAGCAGCTCGACGCGAAGTTCGCAGCGGCGCTGCCCGGCGGAGTGGACGTCGCCGCCGTGCCCGACGCCGCGGCCGCCCGCGAGGCGATCACCGACCGCGACGCCGTCGCCGCCTACGACCCGGCCTCCGGGCAGCTGTTCTACGCCAAGGCGAACGGCGCCGCCCTGATGCAGTTCCTGCAGCAGATGTTCGCGCCCGTCGCCGCCGCGGGCGGGCACGCGCTGGCCGTCGTCGACCTCGCCCCCACCGCGCCGGGCGACGTCATGGGAACCGGGCTGTTCTACCTGCTGCTGGCGATGAACATCCCGCCGTACGTCACGGTCATGGTGCTGCTGCGCGCGGAACTCACCACTCGGCAGAAGCTGATGTCGCTGGTCGGCGTGGGCGCGTTCGCCGCCGTGGTCTGCTACGCGGCGGGCCGGATCCTCGACGTGATCCCCGCGCATCCGGTGGTGATGCTGCTCGGTTTCCTGCTCACCCAGGCCGTCGGCTGGACGACGTTCGGGCTGGTGCCGCTGGTGAAGCAGTTCATCCCCGGGGTCGCGATGACGCTGTTCGTGCTGCTGAGCATGCCCTCCAGCGGCGGGGCGATCCCGAAGGAGCTGGTGCACCCGTTCTTCCAGTTCTTCCACCTGCTGCTGCCGCTGGGCGAGGCGGCCGACTCGATCCGCGGCATCCTCTACTTCGACGGCGCCGGGTCCTGGCCGGGGATCATCGGGCTGGTGATCTGGTGCGTGGTCGGGGTGACGCTCACCGCCGCGACCCAGTGGTACGCGAAGCGGCAGCGGGAGAAGGATCCCGAGGCCGTGGCCGAAGCCGGTTCCTACGAGCACACCGACGACAGCGGCACGGTGCTCGACCCGACCTTCGAGCCGCCGCAGCCGGCGCACCACCGGACGCTGGCGGGCAGCGTCCGGCTGCGGGGCGACGTGCCCGCGCGCGGCGCCGTGGTGACCGTGACCGATTCGGCGGGCAATCAGCTCGCGCGGGTCGACACCGACGCCGACGGCGGCTACGAGGTGCACGACCTGCCGGACCGGGTCGTCACCGTCGTCGCCGCCGCGCGGGGAGCGGCACCGTCGGCGAGCCGGGTTTCGGTGCCGAACGGGCGCAGCGGCCACGACTTCGTACTCGCCCCCACCGCCGAGCCCGCCGCGCGCTGA
- a CDS encoding class I SAM-dependent methyltransferase: MQFDSTGKVTLDHIYTRPDPRDYFRTLRTLEYRIPQLAKPYFSKFLDEYRQARRVAVPTVVDIGSSYGINAALLKCDAALDELYAHYTDETAEALDHEGMLARDQDWMRARGGVPDARFIGLDTSRPALDYALNAGFLDDIVHADLEEQDLDEHQRERLARADVVVSTGCLGYVGERTVRRIADAAGKPWMAHFVLRMFPFDDVAASLAEIGYETVHVEGAFEQRRFASPQEQALMLDTLSTAGVDPAGLEAEGWLYAELFVSRPRA, translated from the coding sequence GTGCAGTTCGATTCCACCGGAAAAGTCACGCTGGACCACATCTACACCCGGCCCGATCCGCGCGACTACTTCCGCACCTTGCGCACGCTCGAATACCGGATTCCGCAACTGGCGAAACCGTATTTCAGCAAATTCCTCGACGAATACCGGCAGGCCCGTCGGGTGGCGGTGCCGACCGTCGTCGACATCGGCAGCTCCTACGGCATCAACGCCGCCCTGCTGAAATGCGATGCGGCGCTCGACGAGCTCTACGCGCACTACACCGACGAAACCGCCGAAGCGCTCGACCACGAGGGGATGCTGGCCCGCGACCAGGACTGGATGCGGGCTCGCGGCGGCGTCCCGGACGCCCGCTTCATCGGGCTCGACACCTCGCGGCCGGCCCTGGATTACGCCCTCAACGCCGGGTTCCTCGACGACATCGTGCACGCCGACCTGGAAGAACAGGACCTGGACGAGCACCAGCGGGAACGGCTCGCCCGTGCCGATGTGGTCGTGTCCACCGGCTGCCTCGGCTACGTCGGGGAGCGCACCGTCCGCCGCATCGCCGACGCCGCGGGGAAACCGTGGATGGCGCATTTCGTGCTGCGCATGTTCCCGTTCGACGACGTGGCCGCGAGCCTCGCCGAGATAGGCTACGAAACCGTGCACGTCGAAGGTGCGTTCGAACAACGCCGATTCGCCTCACCGCAGGAACAGGCCTTGATGCTGGACACCCTGTCCACCGCCGGAGTCGACCCGGCCGGCCTCGAAGCCGAAGGCTGGCTCTACGCGGAACTGTTCGTGTCCCGACCGCGCGCATGA
- a CDS encoding alpha/beta fold hydrolase, which translates to MDDTANAAPLGTRHEVSGGAMLLHRSGTGGPSVVFLPGGGMSGLCYWNVHDLVAEFTTNVLYDRLGLGWSEAVDLPRSGTRVTDDLRELLRVAGVPGPYVLVGHSLGGLHARLYAKRFPGEVAGLVLLDPTHENIVDYLPEQAAQQFRNWNPDARFPSPEQIEVLRAGHRAAVARRLGDWPAGIREPLLDRVFGREQYVRSLREPMNLPDLFGEIHDAGPDPDLPVIIVSAMGSDTVAEELAPSEDDSRAAQSNQGKHRLYTEVAAALPRGEIRRLDDTGHSTLVWNRPDAVVQAIRDVLSR; encoded by the coding sequence GTGGACGACACCGCGAACGCGGCGCCGTTGGGGACGCGCCACGAGGTTTCGGGCGGTGCGATGTTGCTGCACCGGTCCGGTACCGGTGGGCCGTCGGTGGTGTTCCTGCCCGGTGGCGGGATGTCCGGCCTGTGCTACTGGAACGTGCACGACCTCGTCGCCGAGTTCACCACGAACGTGCTCTACGACCGACTCGGCCTCGGCTGGAGCGAGGCGGTGGACCTGCCGCGCAGCGGCACCCGGGTGACCGACGACCTGCGCGAGCTGCTGCGCGTCGCGGGCGTGCCCGGTCCGTACGTGCTGGTCGGGCATTCGCTCGGCGGCCTGCACGCACGGCTCTACGCGAAGCGCTTCCCCGGCGAGGTCGCCGGCCTCGTCCTGCTCGACCCGACCCACGAGAACATCGTCGACTACCTGCCGGAGCAGGCGGCGCAACAGTTCAGGAACTGGAACCCCGACGCCCGGTTCCCCTCCCCCGAACAGATCGAGGTGCTGCGGGCCGGGCACCGGGCCGCGGTCGCTCGACGGCTCGGCGACTGGCCTGCCGGCATCCGCGAACCGCTGCTGGATCGAGTGTTCGGCCGCGAGCAGTACGTGCGGTCCTTGCGAGAACCGATGAACCTGCCGGACCTGTTCGGCGAGATCCACGACGCCGGCCCCGATCCCGACCTGCCGGTGATCATCGTGTCCGCCATGGGGTCCGACACGGTGGCCGAAGAGCTGGCGCCGTCCGAAGACGACTCGCGGGCCGCTCAGTCGAACCAGGGCAAGCACCGGCTCTACACCGAGGTGGCCGCAGCGCTCCCCCGAGGCGAGATTCGCCGCCTGGACGACACCGGGCACTCGACCCTCGTCTGGAACCGGCCCGACGCCGTGGTTCAGGCCATCCGCGACGTGCTTTCGCGCTGA
- a CDS encoding ABC transporter ATP-binding protein, translating into MPEPLLEVSGLRKTFRVARGARLTALDGIDLRLERGETLGLVGESGCGKSTLARLLLMLERPDEGTVRFAGTDPFSLRGKELLAWRRRVQMVFQDPFASLNSRMTAADIIGEPWRTHRDAAPASKDARIRELLDLVGLRAGDAHRYPNEFSGGQRQRLGIARALALGPDLIVCDEPVSALDLSVQAQVLNLLAELQQRLGVSYVFISHDLSVVRHVADRVSVMYLGKIIEQGRTTDVFDRPLHPYTAALMSAAPKLRPTPGSERILLGGEIPSPLNPPSGCRFRTRCHHATDRCAAEAPAVVSRAQSEQHEGRCHFPLTPA; encoded by the coding sequence ATGCCTGAGCCACTGCTGGAGGTTTCCGGGCTGCGCAAGACGTTCCGAGTGGCGCGGGGTGCCAGGCTCACCGCGCTCGACGGCATCGACCTGCGGCTGGAGCGAGGTGAGACGCTCGGGCTCGTCGGCGAGTCGGGCTGCGGCAAGTCGACGCTGGCCCGGCTGCTGCTGATGCTGGAACGCCCCGACGAGGGCACGGTGCGCTTCGCCGGTACGGACCCGTTCTCGTTGCGCGGCAAGGAGTTGCTGGCGTGGCGACGGCGGGTGCAGATGGTGTTCCAGGACCCGTTCGCCTCGCTGAACTCGCGCATGACGGCCGCCGACATCATCGGCGAACCGTGGCGCACGCACCGCGACGCCGCCCCCGCTTCGAAGGATGCCCGGATCCGGGAGTTGCTGGACCTGGTGGGGCTGCGCGCCGGGGACGCCCACCGCTATCCGAACGAGTTCTCCGGCGGCCAGCGGCAACGCCTCGGCATCGCCCGCGCACTGGCGCTCGGACCGGACCTGATCGTGTGCGACGAGCCGGTGTCCGCGCTGGACCTGTCGGTGCAGGCGCAAGTGCTGAACCTGCTGGCGGAGTTGCAGCAGCGGCTCGGGGTGTCGTACGTGTTCATCTCGCACGACCTGTCGGTGGTGCGCCACGTCGCCGACCGGGTGTCGGTGATGTACCTCGGCAAGATCATCGAGCAGGGCCGGACCACGGACGTATTCGACCGCCCGCTGCACCCGTACACTGCCGCGCTGATGTCCGCCGCACCGAAACTCCGACCGACTCCGGGATCCGAGCGCATCCTGCTCGGCGGCGAGATCCCGTCCCCGCTGAATCCGCCTTCGGGCTGCCGGTTCCGCACCCGCTGCCACCACGCCACCGACCGCTGCGCGGCCGAAGCACCCGCCGTGGTGAGCCGCGCGCAGTCAGAGCAGCACGAAGGCCGCTGTCACTTCCCGCTGACGCCCGCATGA
- a CDS encoding LysR family transcriptional regulator, with product MLNWERLRVLATVAEHGSIGAAAAALHVTGPAVTQQIRKLEREAGTALVEPEGRGMRLTTVGWIVAEAADEAGGKIAAAEHALTELDGRAVGPLRIGALHSSFRLLLAPALHTLALRHPDIVPSARSGGGALDMIPLLLSHDLDAVIIENWSSLPVRMPPRVRLHPLVDHDVVLAVGSGHPLASHERITLSEVRGQAWAACPPGTDHHEAQLHIMRRHDIEVDVRFVADDFPTQMTIVAGGLAVSLAPRAAVEGFPGVRLLPVSPTVTRTIAVAIRGGLPSPAVTALVDALREVVQVLPGQTPASGIWPEPGR from the coding sequence GTGTTGAACTGGGAACGTCTGCGCGTGCTGGCAACGGTGGCCGAGCACGGTTCGATCGGCGCGGCCGCCGCCGCGCTGCACGTCACCGGTCCCGCCGTCACGCAGCAGATCCGCAAACTGGAACGCGAGGCGGGCACCGCGCTCGTGGAGCCGGAGGGCCGTGGGATGCGCCTCACCACGGTCGGATGGATCGTCGCGGAAGCCGCCGACGAGGCCGGCGGCAAGATCGCCGCCGCCGAGCACGCCCTGACCGAGCTCGACGGCCGCGCCGTCGGGCCGCTGCGCATCGGAGCCCTGCACAGCAGTTTCCGCCTGCTGCTGGCACCGGCCCTGCACACACTGGCACTGCGCCATCCCGACATCGTTCCCAGCGCGCGCAGCGGGGGTGGAGCGCTCGACATGATCCCGCTCCTGCTCAGCCACGACCTCGACGCGGTGATCATCGAGAACTGGTCGTCGCTGCCGGTGCGCATGCCGCCGCGGGTCCGGTTGCACCCGCTCGTCGACCACGATGTCGTCCTCGCCGTCGGATCCGGGCATCCGCTCGCGTCCCACGAGCGCATCACCTTGTCCGAGGTGCGCGGCCAGGCCTGGGCCGCGTGCCCGCCCGGAACGGACCACCACGAGGCGCAGCTGCACATCATGCGCCGTCACGACATCGAAGTGGACGTCCGGTTCGTCGCCGACGACTTCCCGACGCAGATGACGATCGTCGCGGGCGGGCTGGCCGTGTCGCTGGCGCCGCGAGCCGCCGTCGAAGGCTTCCCCGGAGTCCGGCTGCTCCCCGTCAGCCCGACGGTCACCCGCACCATCGCCGTCGCGATCCGCGGCGGTCTCCCGTCACCCGCCGTCACGGCATTGGTCGACGCGCTCCGCGAGGTCGTGCAAGTGCTCCCCGGCCAGACGCCGGCCAGCGGCATCTGGCCTGAACCCGGCCGTTGA
- a CDS encoding TetR/AcrR family transcriptional regulator — protein MSRTTMPRASGELRPREQEGLRERKKRATRQALQQAAVRLFREHGAVSVTVEDICAAADVSARTFFNYFASKEEVLVPWDPQTIASTPQRIVDRPEAESLLSVVHRVLGEAIDTAMAAPTWRDQALVLRDHPDLVSRVALASWDLERALVQGIARRTGSEQEDSYVRLLAATAVTTLRVAIQCWQRADPDSDLHDHLDSAFGRLAQGLRPD, from the coding sequence ATGTCCAGAACGACGATGCCCCGAGCGTCCGGCGAGCTCCGGCCGCGCGAGCAGGAAGGCCTGCGGGAGCGCAAGAAGCGCGCCACCAGGCAGGCGTTGCAGCAGGCCGCGGTCCGGCTGTTCCGGGAGCACGGCGCGGTGTCGGTCACGGTGGAGGACATCTGCGCCGCCGCGGACGTGTCGGCGCGCACCTTCTTCAACTACTTCGCCTCGAAGGAAGAGGTGCTGGTCCCGTGGGACCCGCAGACCATCGCGAGCACCCCGCAGCGCATCGTCGACCGCCCGGAAGCGGAGTCCCTGCTCAGCGTCGTGCACAGGGTGCTCGGCGAGGCGATCGACACCGCGATGGCCGCGCCCACCTGGCGCGATCAGGCGTTGGTGCTGCGTGATCACCCCGATCTGGTGAGCAGGGTGGCGCTGGCTTCGTGGGACCTGGAGCGGGCTCTGGTCCAAGGGATCGCCCGGCGAACCGGCAGCGAGCAGGAGGATTCCTACGTGCGGCTGCTGGCGGCGACCGCGGTGACCACGCTGCGGGTGGCGATCCAATGCTGGCAGCGGGCCGACCCCGACTCCGATCTGCACGATCACCTCGACTCGGCGTTCGGCCGGTTGGCGCAGGGGCTGCGCCCGGACTGA
- a CDS encoding arpA protein, translated as MSASESQLVERVVDTTRYPLAEPDGPGWTEAVSRARQDLAEHGCSVLPDFIRPALQEELRRECAEIAPQAHYDVEVVNAYNIDTSIELPPEHPGRKTLERGNAFVARDQIPAEAIINRLYTDPLFQRFLADCVQLPQIHPLADPLAGLTLNVVNPGMAHPWHFDTNEFAVSMLTQEPESGGGFEYCQDIRSGDEENFDDVRAVLDDEGEHLVRRLTLRLGDLQLFKGRYSLHRVTEVGGSTARYSAIFAYSERPGVIGSVSRTKQIFGRVLHEHVAAEGNAVRGDALLD; from the coding sequence ATGAGCGCATCGGAGTCCCAGCTGGTCGAGCGAGTGGTCGACACGACCCGCTACCCGCTCGCGGAACCGGACGGCCCCGGCTGGACCGAGGCGGTCTCCCGCGCCCGGCAGGACCTCGCCGAACACGGGTGCAGCGTGCTGCCCGACTTCATCCGCCCCGCGCTGCAGGAGGAGCTGCGGCGGGAATGCGCGGAGATCGCGCCGCAAGCGCACTACGACGTCGAGGTCGTCAACGCCTACAACATCGACACCAGCATCGAGCTGCCTCCGGAGCACCCCGGCCGCAAGACGCTGGAACGCGGCAACGCGTTCGTGGCGCGCGACCAGATCCCCGCCGAAGCCATCATCAACCGGCTCTACACCGACCCGTTGTTCCAGCGGTTCCTCGCCGACTGCGTGCAGCTGCCGCAGATCCATCCGCTCGCCGATCCGCTGGCCGGGCTGACGCTCAACGTCGTCAACCCCGGCATGGCGCATCCCTGGCACTTCGACACCAACGAGTTCGCGGTCAGCATGCTGACGCAGGAACCGGAGTCCGGCGGCGGATTCGAGTACTGCCAGGACATTCGCTCCGGCGACGAGGAGAACTTCGACGACGTGCGCGCCGTGCTCGACGACGAGGGCGAGCACCTCGTCCGGCGGCTGACGTTGCGCCTCGGCGACCTGCAGCTGTTCAAGGGCCGCTATTCGCTGCACCGGGTCACCGAGGTCGGCGGTTCGACGGCGAGGTACTCGGCGATCTTCGCCTACAGCGAGCGGCCGGGCGTCATCGGCAGCGTCTCGCGCACCAAGCAGATCTTCGGCCGGGTCCTGCACGAGCACGTGGCCGCCGAGGGCAACGCCGTGCGCGGCGACGCGCTGCTCGACTGA
- a CDS encoding TSUP family transporter, giving the protein MSGGVFAALCVVVLVGALLQVTIGFGLGMLGAPVLALLAPELLPAVIVLLAAAVTAAVVLLEREHLDVRGTAWALLGRVPGVATGAILVATLPARALALCVAAVVALGVLASWWGFTPHPTRRAVTVAGLTSGLMATTTGIGGPPMAMVWQRFAGPRLRSTMSAYFLLGSLMTFAGLCFAGAVTAESLHYALLLAPAAAAGVLLARPLAARLDLARTKNLAMFLSLVGAAILTAQQFT; this is encoded by the coding sequence ATGAGCGGCGGAGTGTTCGCGGCGCTGTGCGTCGTGGTGCTCGTCGGCGCGCTGTTGCAGGTCACGATCGGATTCGGGCTGGGGATGCTCGGGGCTCCCGTCCTCGCGCTGCTCGCCCCGGAACTGCTGCCCGCGGTGATCGTGCTGCTCGCGGCCGCGGTGACCGCGGCGGTGGTGCTGCTGGAGCGCGAACACCTCGACGTGCGCGGCACCGCGTGGGCGCTGCTGGGCCGCGTCCCCGGCGTGGCGACCGGGGCGATCCTGGTGGCGACGCTGCCCGCTCGCGCGCTCGCGCTGTGCGTGGCGGCGGTGGTCGCGCTCGGCGTGCTCGCGTCCTGGTGGGGTTTCACCCCGCACCCGACCCGCCGCGCCGTGACGGTGGCGGGCCTGACGTCCGGCCTGATGGCGACGACCACCGGTATCGGCGGTCCGCCGATGGCGATGGTGTGGCAGCGCTTCGCCGGGCCGCGGCTGCGCAGCACGATGAGCGCGTACTTCCTGCTCGGTTCGCTCATGACCTTCGCCGGACTGTGCTTCGCGGGCGCGGTGACCGCCGAGAGCCTGCACTACGCGCTGCTGCTCGCCCCGGCCGCGGCGGCCGGTGTGCTGCTGGCCCGCCCGCTCGCCGCTCGCCTCGACCTGGCCCGCACGAAGAACCTCGCGATGTTCCTGTCGCTGGTGGGCGCCGCCATCCTCACCGCACAGCAGTTCACGTAA